Genomic segment of Limnohabitans sp. INBF002:
TGTGCGCGCCCTCGAATACGGCATGCCACCCACCGGCGGCTGCGGCATTGGCATTGACCGTTTGATGATGTTGCTGACCGACAGCCCCAGCATCCGCGATGTCATTTTGTTCCCTGCTTTGCGCCGCGAAGCTTAAAGCGACTAGGCCCCAAAACAAAACGCCTCCTAGTGATTGACTAGGAGGCGTTTTTGTTGGTGCGTACAGTTTAGAAAAACCGGCTGAACACGACAGCACCTAAGCCCACAAACGCCAGCACCAAACCACCCACCATCAGGCGAAGGGTTTGACGCAGTCCGCTCACCGCAGCCACCAAGCCAGCGTTTTGTTCGGCCAGCTCGCGCACGGTGTGTGTGAGTTGGGTGTGGCGTTGCTGCAGCTCGTCAAGCTGCATATTCGCTGCAAGCAACCGGTTTTTCAACTCACCCAAGCTGGGCACATCGTCGTGTGCATTGGGTGTAGCCATGGGTTGTGGTGTCGCCTCTGCCCGCTTGCGGTCCATCAGCTCGCGGGCTTTTTCAAGCACGTTGGGCGCATGAGAAATCACATCCCCCCAGGGAATCACTTTGAGTGCAGAGAGCCAAGGGATTGCCATGGCGTTACTGGGGCTGAAAGCCACTGTTCTTGATCATCTTGGTCCACACCTGCGTGTAAGCGCGTTCACGTTGCTCCAACTGGTGCGAGTTCATGTAGCCCACAGTGAGGCCCATTTTGGTGAGCTGCTCATGCACATCGGGCATGGCCAACACTTTGGACAAGGCCACACCGAAGTGGTTGATAGTGGCTTGTGGTGTGCCTGAGGGGGCGAAGATGCCGTAGTAAGGCATGTCTTCCAAACCGCTCAAACCCAGCTCTGCAAAGGTGGGCACATCAGGCAGCGCCGCTTGACGCTTAGAGCCCAACACCGCCACCACGCGCACTTTGCCCGCCTTGTGGTTTTCAATGAAGTCAGGCACCGAGCCCACACCTGCGGCAATTTGGTTACCCAGCATGTCAGCCATCATCGGTGCGCTGCCGCGATATGGCGCAGAGATCAAATCGAGTTTGAACTTGTCGCCCACTACTTTCACCAAAAACTCAGGCGTTGACGCTGGAGCTGGAATGCCCACCGCTCCTTTGCCGCCTTGGGCCTTGACCCAAGCCACGTACTCAGTGAACGACTTGGCAGGTGTGCCGCCAGACACAGCATAGGCGTTCACAAAGGTGGCAAAGCCAGCCACGGGTGCAAAGTCGTGTGCAGGGTCGTAGCCTGGGTTCTTGACCACCAAGGGCAAGATAGAAATGGTGTGGTCGTGCGAGAGGAACAACACCGAGCCATCGGCAGGTGCTACTTTCAATGCTTGCGCTGCGAGTTGACCGCCTGCACCGGGTTTGTTCTCAACCACCACGGGGGTACCCAACTCGTCTTTGAGTTTCTCAGCCAAGATGCGGGCCACCGCATCGGTGCCGCCGCCTGGCGGAAAGCCAACCATCAGCTTGATGGGTTTGGCGTTTTGCGCCGCAGCCAAGCCACAGCTCAGGGCCAAGGCTAAAACTGCAAAGTGACGGCGAGAAGGAAACATGGCGGAACTCCTTATTGAAAACAAATAAATCAGACTTGATCTGGGTTAGCAGCTGGCACCACACCGTCTGGGTTTTGAGCGTGGTCAGGGTCTTGCTCGGGTGGCATTTCTGGGTTCTGGCCAAACTCGCCATCGGGCGAGCTCTTGCGCGCATCGCGTTCGCGCAATTTCTCTTCTTTCTTCTTTTTCTTGGCTAACTCGCGTTGGCGTTTTTCGTAGTTGTAATTGGGCGTTGCCATGTGAGCTTTCGTGGGTAGTGGTGAACGTATGTGCGCGTTAAGGCAACAAGTCCAAAGCCCGCAAGTATGCGGGGTGAGTCATCAGCGCGTCCCAAGCTAGCGGCGAAGTTTTGGGCAGCAGTGCGCGACGGCGTTGTTCGCTGGCGTCACTGGCATGCCATTGGTTTTTAACGAGGCGTTCGGTCAAGCCTTCGAGCATGTCATCGACCCCATGACCATTGCCAATGCTTTGGTTACACAAGAGCACGAGGTCGCAGCCAGCATTCAATGCCGCCACGCCCGCTTCGGCAAAGCTGACCGAGCGGCCTTCGATGCGACGTGCGCCTTCCATCGACAAATCGTCGCTGAAGATGGCGCCGTTGAAATGCAACTGACCGCGCAAGATGTCTTGCAACCAACGTGACGAAAAGCCAGCGGGCAAGGCATCGACCTTGGGATAGATGACGTGCGCGGGCATCACGCTGGTCAGCGTGGTGGTGAGCCACTGATAAGGCAATGCGCAGTCGCCCAAGATGGCTTTGAGGCTGCGCTTGTCGACCGGAATATCCACATGCGAATCAGCCTTCACAAAGCCGTGGCCCGGAAAGTGTTTGCCACAGTTGGCCATGCCCGCCAGCAACAAACCGTGCATGACGCTCTTGGCCAGCGTGGTAGCCACGCGTGGGTCGCGGTGGAAAGAACGGTCGCCAATCACACTACTCTCGCCATGTTCGAGGTCGAGCACGGGGGTGAAGCTGAAGTCCACACCACACGCGCGCAGCTCGCTGGCCAGCACATAGCCGCTGGCGGTGGCGGCGTCCATCGCTGCCATAGCGCCACTACCGGGCTGCCCCTTTTTGTCTTTCATCCACAGCTCGCCCAAGGCGCGCATGGGTGGGATGTGCGTGAAGCCATCGGTGCGAAAGCGCTGCACGCGCCCGCCTTCGTGGTCTACACAAATCAACAAATCGTCGCGCACAGCCTTGATGTCCGCACACAGCTGGGTGAGCTGTTGGCGGTTGGCCCAGTTGCGACCAAACAAAATCACGCCGCCTGTGAGCGGGTGTTTCAAGCGCGTGCGGTCAGCGGCGGTCAGCTGGGTGCCTGCGATGTCAAGAATGAGGGGGGCGTGGTGAGACATAAATCAGAGGTTCGTTTCAGCTGTTCTTTTCAACAACACAGTAACTGGTGGCGTAATCAGACTCATCGCTCACGCTGACGTGGGCGCTCAAGCCTTTGGCTTCAAACCAATCTTTGAGCACACCGTGCAAGACGATGGTCGGCTGCCCGCTGGGCAGCTTGGCCACTTCGCACAAGCGCCACGTCATGGGCATGCGCATGCCCAAACCCACCGCTTTGCTGAATGCCTCTTTGGCCGAAAAGCGCGTGGCCACATAGCGCACACCGCGCTCGGGCCAACGCTCGCTGCGGGCGCGGTAGGTGTTCATCTCGTTGTCGCTCAACACCTTTTGCGCAAAACGCTCGCCGTGCTTTTCTAAAGACGCACGGATACGGCGAATGTCGCAAATGTCGGTGCCGATGCCGTAAATCATTTATTGCCTTAAGCCTGCGACATGCACGCGTTGTAGGCGCGAACAGTTTCTGTGTAGCCCAGCTCTAGCGCGTCGGCAATCAAGGCGTGGCCGATGGACACCTCTTGCACGCCGGGCACGGTGGCGACGAAGGTGTGCAGGTTGTCGCGGTTCAGGTCGTGGCCTGCGTTGATGCCAAGGCCAGCCTTCAGGGCGGCTTCAGCGGTGGCTTTGAAAGCGGCCAACGTTGAAGCTTGTTTGGGCGTGCCATAGGTTGAGGCATAGGTCTCGGTGTACAGCTCCACACGGTCAGCGCCGACGGCTTTGGCCGCAGCCATGGCCTCAGGCACAGGGTCCATGAACAGGCTCACGCGCGCTCCAAGGGCTTTGGCTTCGGCGATGAGGGGCTTCAAGCGCTCGGCGTCTTGTGGAAAAGTCCAGCCGTGGTCGCTGGTGAACTGGCCTTCGCTGTCGGGCACAAAGGTCACTTGATGGGGGCGCACTTGGCGCACAAAGTCCATCAGGTTGTGAAACGGGTTGCCTTCGATGTTGAACTCGCGGTCGGGCCAGGCCTTGAGCAACGCCGCCAAGTCATGCACATCACCAGCGCGGATATGGCGCTCGTCAGGGCGTGGGTGCACGGTGATGCCCGCAGCGCCCGCCTCTAGGCACAGGGTGGCCGCACGCGTGACGCTGGGGATGCCCAAATGGCGGGTGTTGCGCACCAAGGCCACTTTGTTGAGGTTGACCGACAAGGCGGTTTTTGTGTGTTGGGACATGGCGTGAATCAAAGGGATTGCAGGTCAATCATCATCTGCCGAGTGCGCAGTGTTTTGACCCCGCAATGGTAGTGCAGCAAGGCCCGTAGCTGGCCCTGCAAGGCGTTGCGTTGCTCGGGTGGCATCTCGGCACACAAACGCAGCGTGGCGGTGAATGGCGCGTCTGTGGACAGGCTGTCGTGCAGCTGCAGCCACACGTTGCCAGCGAGGCCCGTGCGGTCTTGCGCGTTGTGGGTACGCAGGCCGCCTTCGGCCACCAGCACATACAAGGCATCGGGCTGCAAGGCCGCAAGCGTGAGGGTTTGGGCGTTGAGTTCGGGCAAGAAACCAATGTCGCGCAGCAGCAGCAATTCAAAGGCGCGCAGCGCAGGGGCAATCGTGCCTTCGTGGCCAGAGGCCAACACCTGAACCACTTGGCGGTACAGGTCAAACAAACTGGGATGCGGGTCGTCGCGTGCCAACAAGCGCAGCAGCAACTCATTGATGTAATAGCCCGACAGCAGCGCTTCGCCTGTGGGCATGATGTGACCGCCCACCCATTCAGCGCCCTTCAAGGTGCGAATTTCGGCATCGCCGGAATAGCTGACGTACAGCGGCTGCAAAGGCAGCAGCACAGGGCGAAAGTTAGAGCTGGGTTTTTTAGCGCCTTTGGCCACCAAGGCCACCCGACCAAAGTGGCGGGTGAAGGTTTCCAAAATCAGGCTGGACTCGCTCCAGTCGTAGCGGTGCACCACGAACGCAGGCTCGTCCTGAATGCGGGGAATGCCCCGCGACATGGTGAAGGTGCTGGATTTACTCGTAGCCAAAGCTACGCACCCGCGCTGCATCGTCGGCCCAACCGGAGCGGACTTTGACCCACAGCTCTAAGAACACTTTGGCGTCGTAGAGCTTTTCCAACTCGGTGCGGGCTTCCATGCCCATGCGCTTCAAGCGCTCACCTTTGTCGCCGATGACCATGGCTTTGTGACCATCGCGCTCCACCACGATGGTGGCGGCAATACGCACCAAGCGTTTGACGCCTTTGGTCTTGCCCTTTTCTTCTTCGAACTTGTCGATGACGACGGTCGAGGTGTAAGGCAATTCGTCACCGGTCAGGCGGAACAATTTTTCACGCACCATTTCGGCGGCCATGAATTTTTCGCTGCGGTCGGTCAGCTCGTCAGCGGCGTACATCCAGGCTTGCTCGGGCAGGTATTTTTCGGCGATGCCCAAGAGGCGCTGCACATCTTTGTCGTTTTTGGCCGACATGGGCACGATTTCGGCAAAGGGGTGGCGCTCTTGCATGGACTGCAGCCACAGCATGATCTCGGGACGGTTTTTCATCGTGTCGAGCTTGTTCGCCACCAAGATGGTGGGAATGCCAGGCGCGAGCAGCGACAGCACTTTTTCGTCAGCGGGGGTAAAGCTACCTGCCTCGACCACCAAGAACACCACGTCCACATCGCCCACAGCGCCTTGCACGGCTTTGTTGAGTGATTTGTTCAAGGCGTTGCCGTGGATGGTTTGAAAACCAGGCGTGTCCACAAACACATATTGCGATGCGCCTTGGGTGTGCATGCCGGTGATGCGGTGACGCGTGGTTTGCGCCTTGCGTGAGGTGATGCTGATTTTTTGGCCCACCAACGCATTGAGCAAGGTCGACTTGCCCACGTTGGGTTTGCCCACGATGGCAATCAGGCCACAGCGTTGGTCGGCAGGCGCCACCACCGCTTGGCTGGCCACGACACGGTTGCCTTTGCTGGCAGCCAGCATGGCGTCGATGTCTTGAAGGGATTGTTCGTTTTTTGGAGGAGTCGCCATTATTTGAGCCCGTTGTCTTTGATGATTTGGAGCATGGCTGCTGCGGCGGCTTGCTCTCCTGCGCGGCGCGAGCCGCCAATGCCACGCTCGCAGCGGGCCAGTTCGGGAACTTCACATTCCACGTCAAAGGTTTGTTTGTGCGCCGCACCCAAGGTGCCGACCACACGGTAGATAGGCAGCTTGAACTTACGCGCTTGCAGCCATTCTTGCAACTCCGTTTTGGCATCTTTGCCAACCGCTTGCATCTCGGGGTTCACCTCGACCTTGGAAAAAATGCGTTGCACCAAGGCGTCTGCGGCTGCATAGCCTGCGTCAAGGTACACCGCACCCAGCACAGCCTCTAAGGCATCGGCCAAGATGGAGGGGCGCTTTTGGCCACCCGAATTCATCTCGCCTTCGCCCAATCGCAAGATGCCCGACAAGCCCAGCTCAACCGCCAAATGGTGCAACGTGTCTTGCTTGACCAAGTTGGCGCGCACACGCGAGAGGTCGCCTTCGGGCAAAGTGTTCAGGCGTTGGTACAGCAAATTGGCAATGGCCAAATTGAGCACCGAGTCGCCCAAGAACTCCAAGCGTTCGTAGTGGTCCGAGCTGAAGCTGCGATGCGTCAAGGCCTGCGTGAGCAACGCAGGGTTTTGAAAGGTGTACGCGAGACGCGCTTGAAGCGTCTCAAGGATGTGTTGTTGAGACGGGCTGGGTCGGTCTGAGCGTGCGCGTGAGGTCATTGAAATGCGCCGATGCGCGAGAGGCTGCCAAAGTTCATCCAAACAAAGAAGGCTTTGCCCACAATGTTTTTCTCTGGCACAAAGCCCCAGTAGCGCGAGTCGAGTGAGTTGTCGCGGTTGTCACCCATCATGAAGTAGTGGCCGGCGGGTACTTTGCAGGTCACGCCTTCGACGGTGTAGCGACAGTTGTCTTTGAACGCAAAGTCGTCAGCGCCCGGCACGAATGAGGGGCGGTCTTTGTCATTCAGCAAATTGTGGGTACGCACGCCAGTCATCTCGCTTGACTTGCTACCCAAGGGCAGCTTTTCTTCAAACTGAGAGATGTAGCGCATGCTGTCTTCTTCAAAGAAATCGGTGCGAACTTCTTTGCTCACAGCTTGGCCATTGATGGTAAGTTGCTTGTTCAGGTAAGCCACTTCGTCACCGGGCACACCGACCACACGCTTGATGTAGTCGAGGCTGGGCTTGGGTGGGTAGCGGAACACCATGACGTCACCACGCTGCACGGGATTGCCGTCCGTCAGCTTGAGGTTGAGCACGGGCAAGCGCACACCGTAGTGGTATTTGTTCACCAAAATCAAGTCGCCCACCAACAAGGTGGGAATCATCGAACCGGATGGGATTTTGAAAGGCTCAAACAAAAAGGAGCGCAACACAAACACCACGGCGATGACGGGGAACAAACCCGCTGTCCAATCCAGCCACCAAGGCTGCATGTACAGACGCTCTTTGGCCTCGGTCACATTCACATCGGTCTGAGCAATGCCTTGGGCATGCAACTCGGCGGTGCGCTTGTCAGCTTGCGCTTGCAGTGCTTCAGCCGCGGCTTTGCGCTGAGGCAAGAAATAGAACTGCTCGGCCAACCAGTAGATACCGGTCACCACGGTGGCCATGAACATGAGCAAGGCAAAGTTGCCCTCAATCATGCCCACATACCAAAAACCAGCGTAGCCCAGAAAGGCGGCCAGTACGAATGCGGTCAACGTCGCCATTAATCCTCCACCTGCAAAATGGCCAAGAAGGCTTCTTGTGGAACCTCAACTGAGCCAATTTGCTTCATGCGTTTTTTACCTGCTTTTTGCTTCTCAAGCAGCTTGCGTTTGCGGCTGATGTCGCCGCCATAGCATTTTGCCAGCACGTTCTTGCGCAAAGCCTTGATGGTCTCGCGCGCAATGATGTTGGCACCAATGGCGGCTTGAATCGCCACGTCATACATCTGACGGCTGATGATTTCGCGCATCTTGGCTACCACCGCACGGCCACGGTACTGCGACTGCGAACGGTGCACGATGATGGACAAGGCATCCACCTTCTCGCCGTTGAGCAAGATGTCGACCTTCACCACATCCGAGGCGCGGTACTCTTTGAACTCATAGTCCATCGAGGCGTAGCCGCGTGAGACCGATTTGAGTTTGTCAAAGAAGTCGAGCACGATTTCGCCCAAAGGCATTTCGTAGGTCAACATCACTTGGCGACCGTGGTATGCCATGTTCATTTGCACGCCGCGCTTTTGGTTGGCCAGTGTCATCACCGCGCCCACGTAGTCTTGCGGCATGTACAAGTGCACCGTCACGATGGGTTCGCGAATTTCGTGCAACTTGCCTTGGTCAGGCATCTTGGATGGGTTTTCAACCATCACCACTTCGTCACCAGGCATGACCACTTGGTAGACCACGCTTGGCGCGGTCGTGATCAAGTCTTGGTCAAACTCGCGCTCCAAGCGCTCTTGCACGATTTCCATGTGCAAAAGCCCTAAGAAGCCACAACGGAAACCAAAGCCCAGCGCTTGCGACACTTCGGGTTCGTATTGCAAAGACGCGTCGTTGAGCTTGAGCTTTTCCAGCGCATCGCGCAGGCCGTCGTATTGGTTGGCTTCAGTGGGGTACAGACCCGCAAACACCTGAGGCTGAATTTCTTTAAAACCAGGCAAGGCTTGTTCAGCAGGGCCTAAGTTGTTGGGCAGTTTCTTTTCCAAGGTGATGGTGTCACCCACCTTGGCGGCTTGCAACTCTTTGATGCCCGCAATGATGTAGCCCACTTGACCGGCTTCGAGCGACTGACGTGGCTCGTTGCCCGGGGTGAACACGCCCAGGTTGTCGGCGTTGTAGACAGCCTCTGTGGCCATCATTTTGAAACGCTCGCCTTTGCCTAAACGGCCATCGACCACACGCACCAACATCACCACACCCACGTAACTGTCAAACCAGCTGTCGATGATCATGGCGCGCAGCGGCGCGTCTTTGTTACCTTGGGGCGGTGGAATTTTGGCGACCACGGCTTCTAAGATTTCGTCGATGCCCAAACCTGTTTTGGCTGAGCATGGAATCGCGTCGGTGGCATCAATGCCAATGACGTCTTCAATTTCTGCCTTCGCGTTCTCTGGATCGGCGTTGGGCAAATCCATCTTGTTGAGCACGGGCACAACCTCGACACCAAGGTCGAGTGCGGTGTAACAGTTGGCAACCGTTTGCGCTTCCACACCTTGAGAAGCATCGACCACCAGCAAGGCGCCTTCGCAGGCAGAGAGTGAACGCGACACCTCATACGAGAAGTCCACGTGACCCGGTGTGTCGATCAAATTCAGGTTGTAGACCTGACCGTCTTTCGCTTTGTATTGCAGCGCAGCGGTCTGTGCCTTGATAGTTATCCCACGTTCTTTTTCGATGTCCATCGAGTCGAGAACTTGCGCTTCCATGTCGCGCTCTTCAAGTCCTCCGCAACGCTGAATCAAACGATCTGCGAGCGTAGATTTGCCGTGATCGATGTGGGCAATGATTGAAAAGTTTCTGATGTTATTCATCAACGGGGACACTTAAGTGATTGAATTCAAAGGGAGAGCGCCATGAAAAAAGGGCGCGTCATGTGCTGACGCGCCCAGAACCAACAAGCAATGGCAACTGCATAAGTTGGTAGTTCATTGTAGGCAAAAACCCGGATTTGCACAGCGGTCTCAACACGACCGAGGCCTCGTTGCGGGTTCGCAACATGAATTTATCCACAACTTATTAACATTTTGACAAAGGGGTTTTGGGGCAACTTGTGGGTGATCTGTGGATCACCTGTGGAGTCAGTCAACCAATCCCGTATCGTGGAGTTTTGGGCTTGCGATATATCGCAAAAACGCATTCAGCCCCTCAATTCTATACAAAAAGGGCTTGAACACTTTATTTAAGTTAGCGAGTACCAACTTAAAAACTATTTTTAGGATCTCAAAAATATTTTGAGAATCACCCTGATTCCCGACTTTGGCCTAGGGGTTTAACGCAGGGGTCGAATCACTGTGTATTGCGCCCATTCGCCACGGCGAATCAAAAGGCTCACAGGTTTGCTGCGATCCAGCTTGGCGGTCAGGGCTTCGAGGGTCTGCACATTGGGCGTTTCGATGTTGGCCAAGGCCAAAATCACGTCGCCTTCTTGGATGCCAGCACGCGAAGCAGGCTCGGCCACGGCATCCACACGCACGCCGCCGCCGCGCAATTTGAGTTCTTTTTTCTGCGCATCGGTGAGTTCGCTCACCGTCAAACCCAGCACCTTGGTCACGGTGCCCGCCTGCGGCTTTTCTGCGGCTGCGGCTTTCTTCACGGGTTTGTCGGCTTCAAACTCACCCACGGTGATCTGCATGTCTTTGACACTGCCGCGTCGCCACACTTGAATGGCGCTGCGGGTGCCTGGCTTGGTGTTGCCCACCATGCGTGGCAAGTCGCTCGACTTGTCGATGGTCTTACCTTCGAACTTCAAGATGATGTCACCCGGCTCCAAGCCTGCTTTCTCGGCGGGCGAGCCTTGCTCGACACCGCGCACCAACGCACCCTGCGTTTTGGACAAGCCCAGTGATTCAGCGACATCTTTGCTCACTTGGTCAATCTGCACGCCCAAGCGGCCACGCTGCACTTTGCCAGTGGCGCGCAGCTGTTCGCTCACACGCACCGCTTCGTCAATCGGAATAGCAAACGAGATGCCCATGAAACCACCCGAGCGCGAATAGATTTGGCTGTTGATGCCCACCACCTCACCGCGCATGTTGATGAGCGGCCCGCCTGAGTTGCCAGGGTTGATGGCCACATCGGTTTGGATGAATGACAAGTAGTCGCCCGTGTCGCGCTGCTTGGCACTGACGATGCCGGCGGTGACGGTGTTTTCCAAACCAAAGGGTGAGCCAATGGCCATCACCCACTCACCCACTTTGAGACGGCTCACATCGCCAATCTTCACAGCGGGAAGGCCTGTGGCTTCGATCTTCACCACGGCCACGTCTGTACGCTTGTCCATGCCCACGATGCGTGCTTTGAATTCACGCTTATCAGGCAGCGTGACCAACACCTGGTCTGCCCCCTCCACCACGTGCGCATTGGTCATGACGTAGCCATCGCCCGACAAGATAAAGCCCGAGCCCACACCTTTGGGTTGCGCCTCTTCGGGCTGGCCACGGTTGGGGCGTTGTTGACGCGGTCCGTTGGGCGTATTGGGTGTCGGCATGGGCACACCAAAGAAGCGGCGGAAGAACTCTTGCATTTCCGCATCCTGATCGCTGCTCTGTACATCACGAGGTGCGGCTTTCTCCATCGTGCGGATGTTCACCACCGAAGGGCCCACCTGCTCGACCAACTCGGTGAAGTCTGGCAAGCCGCGCACCCCTTGTGCATTCACGGGCTGGACCAGCGCCATAGTCAAGCCCGCGCCCCACAACGAGGCGCACAACAAACCAACAGAGACAGAACGCTTGAACGCGAATGGACGTGCCATGATTTTTTCCTTCACTACATTTCAAAGCGCTGGTACACAGCGCGACGCAAATCTTGCCAACGGACGTTTGACTGTTGAGCTTCTAACCAAAGCCAAGTTGGCGATGCTTGGAGTGTGTCAGATGCGGGCTGCCAGCGCAAAAGCAAGGCCTGCTGCATATCGCAAGCCACATGCACCTCCCCCAACGCATCGTCAATCGCGTCACCGCGACCGTGCAAGCACCAGACTTGACCATTCCAACTCAAAGTTCCGGTGAACTGCAACGATTTCCCACCCCACACCGAGGCCAGCACCACACACAAGCCGCTCAAAGCCATGGTGACGCTGAAGGGCTGTTGGTACGACCAAGCCCCCAAGACAGCCAACGCAGCAATCAGCAATCCCATAAAACAGGTACGCTGAAAAGCACAACGCCCCACCGGATACGAGACCGATGGGGCGTTGTGCATGGCGAAAACCTTAGATGCGTTTGAAAACTAACGCGCCGTTGGTGCCGCCAAATCCGAAGTTGTTTTTCAGAGCGACATCAATCTTCATATCGCGCGCGGTGTTGGCGCAGTAGTCCAAGTCGCACTCGGGGTCTTGGTTGAAGATGTTGATGGTGGGTGGGCTCTTTTGGTTGTGGATGGCCAAAACCGTGAACACACTCTCAATACCGCCAGCGCCGCCCAACAAGTGGCCAGTCATCGACTTGGTGGAGTTCACCACGGTCTTCTTGGCGTGATCGCCCAACGCCGCTTTGATGGCGTTGGTTTCGTTGATGTCGCCCAGCGGCGTGGAGGTGCCGTGTGCGTTCAAGTAATCGACTTGATCGGCATTCACACCGGCGTTGCGCAGCGCACTGAGCATGGCGCGGCGTGGGCCGTCCATGTTGGGGGCTGTCATGTGGCCGGCGTCAGCGCTCAAGCCGTAGCCACCCAACTCTGCATAAATCTTGGCACCGCGTGCTTTGGCGTGTTCGTACTCTTCGAGCACCAACACACCCGCACCTTCGCCCAAGACGAAACCATCGCGGTCGCGGTCCCAAGGACGTGAAGCGGTCGCAGGGTCGTCATTGCGGGTCGACAAAGCACGCATGGAAGCAAAGCCACCGACGCCCAAGGGCGACATGCAGCATTCAGAACCGCCAGCAATCATCACGTCGGCATCGCCGTACTCAATGTGGCGACCGGCTTCGCCAATGCTGTGCAAGCCTGTGGT
This window contains:
- a CDS encoding DegQ family serine endoprotease, translated to MARPFAFKRSVSVGLLCASLWGAGLTMALVQPVNAQGVRGLPDFTELVEQVGPSVVNIRTMEKAAPRDVQSSDQDAEMQEFFRRFFGVPMPTPNTPNGPRQQRPNRGQPEEAQPKGVGSGFILSGDGYVMTNAHVVEGADQVLVTLPDKREFKARIVGMDKRTDVAVVKIEATGLPAVKIGDVSRLKVGEWVMAIGSPFGLENTVTAGIVSAKQRDTGDYLSFIQTDVAINPGNSGGPLINMRGEVVGINSQIYSRSGGFMGISFAIPIDEAVRVSEQLRATGKVQRGRLGVQIDQVSKDVAESLGLSKTQGALVRGVEQGSPAEKAGLEPGDIILKFEGKTIDKSSDLPRMVGNTKPGTRSAIQVWRRGSVKDMQITVGEFEADKPVKKAAAAEKPQAGTVTKVLGLTVSELTDAQKKELKLRGGGVRVDAVAEPASRAGIQEGDVILALANIETPNVQTLEALTAKLDRSKPVSLLIRRGEWAQYTVIRPLR
- the fabF gene encoding beta-ketoacyl-ACP synthase II translates to MSRRRVVVTGLGCISPVGNTVADAWANLLAGKSGIANITRFDASAINCHFAGEVKDLDLDQYIAPKEARAMDKFIHYGIAAAMQAVQDSGLATGEALSEEEATRIGVVIGSGIGGLPLIEDMHSELLAKGPRRISPFFVPASIINMISGHVSMRYGFKGPNLAVVTACTTGLHSIGEAGRHIEYGDADVMIAGGSECCMSPLGVGGFASMRALSTRNDDPATASRPWDRDRDGFVLGEGAGVLVLEEYEHAKARGAKIYAELGGYGLSADAGHMTAPNMDGPRRAMLSALRNAGVNADQVDYLNAHGTSTPLGDINETNAIKAALGDHAKKTVVNSTKSMTGHLLGGAGGIESVFTVLAIHNQKSPPTINIFNQDPECDLDYCANTARDMKIDVALKNNFGFGGTNGALVFKRI